The Luteibacter flocculans genomic interval ACAGCGCTTTTCCACCGAATTCGCGACGAATGACGATGCTCGCGCGCTCGGGCTGATGAACCGGCCGAAGCTTGCAGCGGATCACAGCATGCTGTTCATCTTCCCCGACGATCAGCCGCGCGCTTTCTGGATGAAGAACACGCTCATTCCGCTCGACATCCTCTACTTCGACAAGGATCGAAAGCTGGTCTCGATGCAGCTCAATGCACAGCCCTGCAAGGCAGATCCGTGCGCCATCTATCCCAGCGACGGCAATGCGCGCTACGTTCTCGAATTGCCGGCGGGTACGGCCGGCAGGTTGGGACTGAAACTCGGGGAGCCGCTGGCGATCGACGGCACGCCCGGCACGGTGCTCTGATCCGCCAGCCCGTGCTCGCAGGGTATGCCCACGTGATACGGCACCAGACGATCCGGGTCGATGCCGGCAAGCTCGTCCCACTGGTCGTCGAAGGGAATGAATCGCTGCATGGCTGCTTCCTCCGCATGTCGGCGCACGTTGCGTGGCCTGGGGACTATGAAAGCAGGCTTTCCTGACATCTCGCTGTGGCACAAAGGGCGAAACGATGTCAGAGGTGTCCTGGCGCGGCAGACGCGGCGCCAGGACGTCTCGGATCAGAGTTCGACCATCTCGAAGTCGTCCTTGGTCACGCCGCAGTCCGGGCAAGTCCAGGTATCCGGTATGTCTTCCCAGCGAGTCCCGGGTTCAATCCCTTCATCGGGCAGGCCCTCGGCTTCGTCGTAGATGAAGCCGCAAACCACGCACATCCATTTGCGCAGGGTGGTCTCGGTGCTCTGGGTCATGGCTTTGCGTACTGTCGTGCTGCTGGAAAGGCCCTCATTCTGTCATCCCGGACGTTACGGCGATAGCGCGCCCCCTTCTCATCCCTAAGGATCCTCATGACCACCCTGCTTCGATCCCGACTCTCCGGCAAGGGCGTGTACGCCATCACCGACGGGCCGCGTGACGATCTCTTCGCTGCCGTAGAAGCGGCCCTGGCTGGCGGCGCACGCCTCTTGCAGTATCGCGACAAGACCACCGATGCCGAGCGGCGCCGCGCCGAGGCGGACGAGTTGTCGCGGATCTGCGCACGCTACGGCGTGCCGTTCATCGTCAATGACGACGTCGCGCTGGCTCGCGAGACCGGCGGTGGCGTGCACCTTGGCTATCCGGATGGGTCGATCGCGGAGGCCCGCGCGCAGCTCGGCCCCGACGCGATCATCGGCGTCTCCTGCTACGGCTCGATCGAGCGTGCGCGCCAATTGCAGGCGGAGGGCGCCGATTACCTCGGCTTTGGCGCCATGTACGCCTCGACCACGAAGCGCCACGCGACGGTGGTCCCGCACGATGTAGTGACGCAGGCGAAGGCCCTTGGCCTTCCCATCGTGGCGATCGGCGGCATCACGCCCGACAATGCACAGGCGGTGATCGATGCCGGCGCCGACTACCTTGCCGTGGTCTCCGCCATTTTCAGCGCTCCCGACATACAAACGGCGACGCGCCGCCTCGCCGATCTTTTCGACCCTCGTCCCGGAATCATTCGATGACCACGAACCACGAACTCTTCGACCGCGCCCGAAAGCTGCTGCCCGGCGGCGTCAATTCGCCCGTGCGCGCCTTCAAGTCGGTCGGCGGGGAGCCGTTCTTCACCGCGCGTGCCGATGGCCCGTACCTGTGGGACGTCGAAGGCAAGCGCTACATCGACTACGTGGGTTCGTGGGGTCCGATGATCGTCGGGCACAACCATCCCGCGGTGCGCGAAGCCGTCGAACGCGCCGTGCGCGACGGCCTTTCCTTCGGCACGCCGTGCGCTGCCGAGGTCACGATGGCCGAGACCATCGTTTCACTGGTGCCATCGGTCGACATGGTGCGCATGGTGAATTCGGGCACCGAGGCCACGATGTCGGCGATTCGTCTGGCTCGTGGCGCTACGGGGCGGAACAAGATCGTGAAGTTCGAAGGCTGCTACCACGGGCACGGCGACAGCTTCCTGGTGAAGGCGGGTTCGGGCGCGCTGACCTTCGGCGTACCGACGTCCCCCGGCGTGCCCAAGGCTGCCGCAGACCTCACGCTTACCCTGCCCTACAATGATATCGATACGGCGCGCGCACTGTTTGCCGAGCACGGCGACGACATCGCAGGGCTCATCATCGAGCCGGTCGCGGGCAACATGAATTGCATTCCGCCCAAGGACGGTTACCTGCACGACCTGCGCGAGCTGTGCACCCAGCACGGTGCGCTTCTGATCTTCGACGAGGTGATGACCGGTTTCCGCGTGGCGCTCGGCGGGGCGCAGGCGCATTACGGCATCACGCCGGACCTGACCTGCTTCGGCAAGATCATCGGGGGCGGCATGCCGGTGGGTGCCTATGGCGGACGGCGCGACCTCATGGAGCAGATCGCTCCTGCAGGGCCGATCTATCAGGCGGGCACGCTGTCAGGTAACCCGGTGGCCATGGCCGCAGGGCTCGCGATGCTCGAGCTGATTCAGGCCCCTGGTTTCTACGACGCCCTGACGGCGCGCACGGTGCAACTGACCGATGGCATCCTCGGCGCGGCACGTGACGCTGGCGTACCCTTCAGCGTGAATCGCGTGGGCGCGATGTTCGGGCTGTTCTTCACGAACGACACCGTCGAGACCTATACGCAGGCGACGGCAGCGGATGTCGGTCGCTTCAACCGCTTCTTCCACGGCATGCTCGATCGTGGCATCTATCTCGCGCCGTCGGCCTTCGAAGCGGGCTTCCTTTCCAGCGCCCATGGCGATGCCGAGATAGAGGCGACGGTGGACGCAGCACGCGCCGTGTTCGCGACGCTGTAATCGATGCACGAAACACCGTCGCACGGGGCCCGTGCGACGGTGTCAGACCGATAAGGCGCTCAGGCGACCTTCGCTTCTTCCACGAAGTCGGCCAGAGCGTCGCGCAGCCGCGCAAGACCTTCCGCGGTTTCCTCGTCGGTGATCGTCAGCGGCGGAACGATACGCAGCACGTCCGGGCCGGCCTGAAGGATAAGCAGGCCATGCGCAGCGGCCACATCGAGGATCTCGCCTGCACGGCCCTTGTACGGTGCATCGAGCACCGCGCCGATCATCAGGCCACGACCGCGCACTTCCGAAAACAGCGGAAACTCGCTGTTGATCTTGGCGAGACCGGCACGGATGTCGTTGCCCTGACGCTCGACGTTGAGCAACACGGCCGGCGAGGCGAGCTTCGTCAAGGCCACGCGCGCCACTGCCGCGGCCATCGGGTTGCCGCCGAAGGTCGTGCCATGGGCACCGAACTGCATGACCTCCGCCACCTTCGGCCCCGCCAGCATGGCGCCGATGGGAAAGCCGCCACCGAGCGCCTTGGCAAGGGTAACGATGTCGGGGGTCACGTGGTCGTGGCTGTGCGCAAACAGCATGCCCGTGCGGCCCATGCCGCATTGGATTTCATCGAGCACCATCAGCGCATCGTGCGCGTCGCAGAGTTCGCGCACGGCCTTCAGGAATCCGGGCTCTGCAGGCATGACGCCGCCCTCGCCCTGCACCGGTTCCAACATCACCGCCGCCACGCCACCCTGAGCGAAGGCTTCCTGGAGCGCCGCCACGTCGTTGAAGGCCACGTAGCGAAACCCGCCGGGCAGCGGCTCGTAGCCTTCCTGGTATTTCGGCTGCGCCGTCGCCGTGACGGCCGCCAGCGTGCGGCCGTGGAAGGAGCCCTTGAACGTCACGATCACGCGCTGTTCGGGCGGCCGGCCCTGCGACGCGGCCCATTTGCGCACCAGCTTGATTGCAGCCTCGTTGGCTTCCGCGCCCGAATTGCACAGGAACACCCGCTCGGCGAACGGCGCATGTTCCACCAACTCTTGCGCAAGGCGGAGCGGGGGCTCGGAATAGAACACGTTGCTGGCATGCCAGAGCTTGTGTGCCTGGGCGACCAGCGCCGCCACGAGGTCCGGATCCTGGTGACCGAGCGCATTCACCGCGATGCCAGCCCCGAAATCCAGGTAATCGCGGCCTTCGGTATCCCACACGCGGGCGCCCTTGCCGTGGTCGAGCACGACATCGCGCGGACGATACACGGGTAACCAGTAGCGCTTGCCGAGGCCCAGGAGTTCGGAAGAATCGACAGGGTGCGACGACGACATTGGAACGACTCCCGGCTCCGGCCGCAGCGCCGGAACCCATGCAGGAACGGATGGAATCGCACGGTACGCTCTGCGGTCCGACATCGATCCGAAACCCGCGAGGCCGCGGCCGGCCCTGCCGGGCCCGCGTGCGCGCGCGTGGAACGCCCATCCTATAAGCCACGAGCGGCGCCGACAACGCGTACCGCGTAGCTCCGATGCAACAGCGTGTTCCTGCTTGCTACACCGGGCGAACCGCATCGCGCCCGCACGACGGGGAAAAACTTTGCGAATCAAGGGTCCGGGCACATGGCACGGCGCTTGCTCCGATTCGGCATGAGGCCCTGTGAAGCCGCGCGGTTCGCTCGTCCGACGACCCTGCCAAGCCGGACGAGCGAATGGAAACTCCCGGTCCTCGCGGACCGGGAGTTTTCTTTTTCGGGCGTTGCTCAGCGCAGCTGGTCCAGCGCGAGCTGGTGCTTCTTGCAGAGCCGGTACACGGTCACGCGGGAGACGCGCAGACGGCGGGCGCATTCGCTGATGTTGAACGAGCTTGCACGCAGGCAATCAACGATGGCCTCGCGTTCGGCCGAGGTACGCGCGCTACCCAGGCTGTTGCGCTCCATCGCGGGGGACGCATCGACGTCGAGTTCGAGATCGCTCGGCGAGATCAGCGCGTCGTCCGCGATCACCGCCGCCCGCTGCACGCGATTCATCAGTTCGCGCACGTTGCCAGGCCAGGGAAAGGCATTCATCGCCCGGCGCGCCGCTGCACTGAACGTGCGGGCGCGGGTGCCGTAGCTCTCGCGGAAGGCGTCGAGGAAATGCTGTGCCAGCAGTTCGATGTCGCCCGTGCGTTCGCGCAGCGGCGGCATGCGCAGGCGCAGCACGTTGAGCCGGTAGAAGAGATCCTCGCGAAAGCGCCCTTGCGCCACCGCCTTCTCCAGGTCCACGTGGGTCGCGGCCAGCACGCGCACGTCCACCTTGATCGACTGGCAGCTCCCGATGCGCTCGATCGTGCCTTCCTGCAGCACGCGCAGAAGATTGGTCTGCGCGTCCAGCGGCAGATCGCCGATCTCGTCGAGGAAAACCGTGCCGCCGTCCGCCGATTCGAAGTGGCCGATGCGGCGGGCCGTGGCGCCGGTGAACGCACCGCGCTCGTGTCCGAACAATTCCGACTGGACCAGGTTCGCCGGCAGCGCACCGCAATTGATCGCGGCGAAAGGCTTGCCACGGCGATGCGACAACTCATGCAACGTGCGTGCGGCCATTTCCTTGCCGGTACCGGTTTCGCCGGTAATCAGCAGGGGCAGCTCCACCGGAGCGAACTTGCGGATGTTCTGCGACAGCGCACGAATGGCCGCACTGCTGCCGGTGAGCAGGCTGGGCTCATCGTCGTGGGTCAGCTCGGCGTCGCCGGGTATGCGGGCCAGCGCCTGACGCAGGGCGCCCAGCGAAGACGGCCCATCGATGACCTCGAAGGCTCCCGCCAGCACCTGGCGCAGCGTGGCGTGTGCCATGGCCGGAGGGGTTCCGGTGAGGCCAATCCAAGGGATTCCCGGGTGGACCTGGCGCAGCGACGAAAGAATGCGCAGGGCGTCCTGCTGATTCGCGCGGAGGTCGGCCACCGCGATCGCGCTGTCGCCGCACTCCGGCAGATCGCCGTCACACCGCGCCGGATCGGCCACCAGTGTTCGCCAACCGGCACGAATCAGCCCGAAGTGTT includes:
- a CDS encoding DUF192 domain-containing protein, which translates into the protein MTMAKRFLPAVLLLASLGAHAAADPSVTLHGQRFSTEFATNDDARALGLMNRPKLAADHSMLFIFPDDQPRAFWMKNTLIPLDILYFDKDRKLVSMQLNAQPCKADPCAIYPSDGNARYVLELPAGTAGRLGLKLGEPLAIDGTPGTVL
- a CDS encoding rubredoxin; the protein is MTQSTETTLRKWMCVVCGFIYDEAEGLPDEGIEPGTRWEDIPDTWTCPDCGVTKDDFEMVEL
- the thiE gene encoding thiamine phosphate synthase; the protein is MTTLLRSRLSGKGVYAITDGPRDDLFAAVEAALAGGARLLQYRDKTTDAERRRAEADELSRICARYGVPFIVNDDVALARETGGGVHLGYPDGSIAEARAQLGPDAIIGVSCYGSIERARQLQAEGADYLGFGAMYASTTKRHATVVPHDVVTQAKALGLPIVAIGGITPDNAQAVIDAGADYLAVVSAIFSAPDIQTATRRLADLFDPRPGIIR
- the hemL gene encoding glutamate-1-semialdehyde 2,1-aminomutase, which translates into the protein MTTNHELFDRARKLLPGGVNSPVRAFKSVGGEPFFTARADGPYLWDVEGKRYIDYVGSWGPMIVGHNHPAVREAVERAVRDGLSFGTPCAAEVTMAETIVSLVPSVDMVRMVNSGTEATMSAIRLARGATGRNKIVKFEGCYHGHGDSFLVKAGSGALTFGVPTSPGVPKAAADLTLTLPYNDIDTARALFAEHGDDIAGLIIEPVAGNMNCIPPKDGYLHDLRELCTQHGALLIFDEVMTGFRVALGGAQAHYGITPDLTCFGKIIGGGMPVGAYGGRRDLMEQIAPAGPIYQAGTLSGNPVAMAAGLAMLELIQAPGFYDALTARTVQLTDGILGAARDAGVPFSVNRVGAMFGLFFTNDTVETYTQATAADVGRFNRFFHGMLDRGIYLAPSAFEAGFLSSAHGDAEIEATVDAARAVFATL
- a CDS encoding acetylornithine/succinylornithine family transaminase, producing MSSSHPVDSSELLGLGKRYWLPVYRPRDVVLDHGKGARVWDTEGRDYLDFGAGIAVNALGHQDPDLVAALVAQAHKLWHASNVFYSEPPLRLAQELVEHAPFAERVFLCNSGAEANEAAIKLVRKWAASQGRPPEQRVIVTFKGSFHGRTLAAVTATAQPKYQEGYEPLPGGFRYVAFNDVAALQEAFAQGGVAAVMLEPVQGEGGVMPAEPGFLKAVRELCDAHDALMVLDEIQCGMGRTGMLFAHSHDHVTPDIVTLAKALGGGFPIGAMLAGPKVAEVMQFGAHGTTFGGNPMAAAVARVALTKLASPAVLLNVERQGNDIRAGLAKINSEFPLFSEVRGRGLMIGAVLDAPYKGRAGEILDVAAAHGLLILQAGPDVLRIVPPLTITDEETAEGLARLRDALADFVEEAKVA
- a CDS encoding sigma-54 interaction domain-containing protein, which encodes MLRGESTGRCVVWIGRPSVEEHFGLIRAGWRTLVADPARCDGDLPECGDSAIAVADLRANQQDALRILSSLRQVHPGIPWIGLTGTPPAMAHATLRQVLAGAFEVIDGPSSLGALRQALARIPGDAELTHDDEPSLLTGSSAAIRALSQNIRKFAPVELPLLITGETGTGKEMAARTLHELSHRRGKPFAAINCGALPANLVQSELFGHERGAFTGATARRIGHFESADGGTVFLDEIGDLPLDAQTNLLRVLQEGTIERIGSCQSIKVDVRVLAATHVDLEKAVAQGRFREDLFYRLNVLRLRMPPLRERTGDIELLAQHFLDAFRESYGTRARTFSAAARRAMNAFPWPGNVRELMNRVQRAAVIADDALISPSDLELDVDASPAMERNSLGSARTSAEREAIVDCLRASSFNISECARRLRVSRVTVYRLCKKHQLALDQLR